The Sulfolobus acidocaldarius DSM 639 genome has a window encoding:
- a CDS encoding ATP synthase subunit A, with amino-acid sequence MAGEGRVVRVNGPLVVADGMRNAQMFEVVEVGELRLVGEITRIEGDRAYIQVYEATDGIKPGEKAYRTGSLLSVELGPGLMGGIFDGLQRPLDRIAESVKSPFVTRGVKVPALERNKKWHVIPVAKKGDKVSPGDIIAKVNETDLIEHRIIVPPNVHGTLKEISPEGDYTVEDVIARVDMEGDVKELKLYQRWPVRIPRPFKEKLEPTEPLLTGTRVVDTIFPIAKGGTAAIPGPFGSGKTVTLQSLAKWSEAKVVIYVGCGERGNEMTDELRQFPKLKDPWTGKPLLQRTILVANTSNMPVAARESSIYVGVTMAEYFRDQGYDVLLVADSTSRWAEALRELGGRMEEMPAEEGFPSYLPSRLAEYYERAGRVIALGKPERFGSVSIASAVSPPGGDFTEPVTSNTLRFVRVFWPLDVSLAQARHYPAINWIQGFSAYVDLVASWWHKNVDPTWFEMRSVLVKILLREDELRQIVRLVGPESLSDKDKLILEASKLIRDAFLKQNAFDDIDAFSSPQKQAKIMRLIYDFYTNASQLLDKGLTLKKILEKVGSFEPDIVRVKYTVKNDELNKIDELDNKLKEAFDSLLKEVA; translated from the coding sequence ATGGCAGGAGAAGGTAGAGTAGTTAGGGTAAATGGTCCACTAGTTGTAGCAGACGGTATGAGAAATGCTCAAATGTTCGAAGTTGTTGAAGTTGGTGAATTAAGACTAGTTGGAGAGATAACCAGAATAGAAGGAGATAGGGCATACATTCAAGTCTACGAAGCCACAGATGGAATTAAACCAGGAGAGAAGGCATATAGAACCGGTTCATTGTTATCAGTAGAATTAGGACCAGGTTTAATGGGAGGTATTTTTGATGGTCTGCAGAGGCCATTAGACAGAATTGCAGAATCTGTAAAATCCCCCTTTGTTACTAGAGGAGTTAAAGTACCTGCGTTGGAAAGAAATAAGAAATGGCACGTTATTCCTGTTGCTAAGAAAGGTGACAAAGTATCACCAGGTGATATAATAGCTAAGGTTAATGAAACGGATCTAATAGAACACAGAATTATAGTACCACCAAACGTTCATGGGACACTTAAGGAGATTTCTCCTGAGGGTGATTATACAGTAGAAGATGTAATTGCAAGAGTTGATATGGAAGGCGATGTTAAAGAATTAAAATTATATCAAAGATGGCCTGTTAGAATTCCTAGACCTTTCAAGGAAAAACTAGAGCCAACAGAACCACTCCTAACTGGAACCAGAGTTGTTGATACCATATTCCCTATAGCTAAAGGCGGAACTGCAGCAATACCTGGTCCATTTGGAAGCGGTAAAACAGTCACTTTACAAAGTTTGGCAAAGTGGTCTGAAGCTAAAGTTGTAATATACGTTGGTTGTGGAGAGAGAGGTAATGAGATGACTGATGAGTTGAGACAATTCCCGAAGCTTAAGGATCCATGGACAGGGAAGCCTTTGTTACAGAGGACTATATTGGTAGCCAACACCAGTAATATGCCAGTAGCCGCAAGGGAATCTAGTATATATGTCGGTGTTACTATGGCTGAGTACTTCAGAGATCAGGGTTATGACGTGTTACTAGTTGCTGATTCCACATCGAGATGGGCTGAGGCACTTAGAGAGTTAGGTGGACGAATGGAAGAGATGCCAGCAGAGGAAGGATTCCCAAGTTATCTACCATCAAGATTAGCTGAATACTATGAGAGAGCTGGAAGAGTAATTGCATTAGGAAAGCCCGAGAGATTTGGTTCTGTAAGTATAGCATCAGCAGTTTCACCACCTGGCGGTGATTTCACAGAGCCAGTAACAAGCAACACATTGAGATTTGTAAGAGTCTTTTGGCCTCTTGATGTGTCTTTAGCACAAGCAAGGCATTATCCTGCAATTAACTGGATTCAAGGATTCTCAGCATATGTTGATTTAGTAGCCAGTTGGTGGCACAAGAACGTTGATCCTACTTGGTTTGAAATGAGGAGTGTATTAGTGAAGATCCTTCTGAGGGAGGACGAGTTAAGACAAATAGTTAGGCTAGTAGGACCAGAATCACTCTCAGATAAGGATAAGTTGATTTTAGAGGCTTCAAAGTTGATTAGAGACGCTTTCCTGAAACAGAACGCATTCGATGATATAGATGCCTTCTCATCTCCTCAAAAACAAGCTAAGATCATGAGATTAATTTATGACTTTTACACTAACGCATCCCAGTTGTTAGATAAAGGTCTCACGTTAAAGAAGATATTGGAGAAAGTAGGGTCATTCGAACCAGACATTGTGAGAGTTAAGTATACTGTGAAAAATGATGAGCTAAATAAGATAGACGAACTTGACAATAAATTAAAAGAGGCTTTTGACAGCTTATTAAAGGAGGTGGCATAA
- a CDS encoding V-type ATP synthase subunit B encodes MNIREYNSISMIKGPLMAIEGVTDAAYNELIEVEMPDGSKRRGIVVDSQSGVAIVQVFEGTTGVSPTQSKVRFLGRGLEVKISEEMLGRIFTPLGEPLDNGPQVLSGEKRDINGSPLNPSVREYPEEFIQTGVSAIDGLTSLLRGQKLPIFSGSGLPANQLAAQIAKQATVRGEESNFAVVFAAIGIRYDEALFFRRFFEETGAINRVAMFVTLANDPPSLKILTPKTALTLAEYLAYEKDMHILAILIDMTNYCEALRELSASKEEVPGRGGYPGYMYTDLAVTYERAGKVRGKKGSITQMPILTMPNDDITHPIPDLTGYITEGQIVLDRSLFNKGIYPPINVLASLSRLMRDGIGEGKTRDDHKDLSNQLFAAYARAQDIRGLAAIIGEDSLSDVDRKYLLFAEQFERKFINQGINENRDIETTLDIGWEVISMLPESEISLIRTEYIKKYHPNYRVKK; translated from the coding sequence ATGAACATCAGGGAGTATAATAGCATTTCTATGATCAAAGGACCCCTAATGGCTATAGAGGGAGTTACAGATGCTGCATATAACGAATTAATTGAAGTAGAAATGCCTGATGGGAGCAAAAGGAGAGGTATAGTTGTTGATTCTCAGTCAGGTGTTGCAATAGTTCAAGTTTTCGAAGGAACTACAGGTGTTTCCCCCACACAGTCCAAAGTTAGATTCTTAGGAAGAGGATTGGAAGTAAAGATTTCTGAAGAAATGTTAGGAAGAATATTTACTCCGTTGGGAGAACCATTAGATAATGGTCCTCAAGTTTTAAGCGGTGAGAAAAGGGATATTAACGGTAGCCCCCTTAATCCCTCCGTAAGAGAGTACCCTGAAGAGTTCATCCAGACTGGTGTTTCTGCTATAGATGGTTTAACATCATTGCTGAGAGGTCAGAAGCTTCCCATATTTAGCGGTAGCGGTTTACCAGCAAACCAATTAGCTGCACAAATAGCTAAACAAGCTACAGTAAGAGGAGAAGAGAGTAATTTCGCAGTTGTATTTGCAGCAATCGGAATTAGATACGACGAGGCGTTATTCTTTAGGAGATTCTTCGAGGAAACTGGAGCAATAAATAGAGTTGCAATGTTCGTAACACTAGCAAATGACCCTCCATCACTTAAGATACTTACTCCGAAGACAGCATTGACCCTAGCTGAGTACTTAGCTTATGAGAAAGATATGCACATATTAGCAATTCTCATTGATATGACAAACTATTGTGAGGCACTAAGAGAGTTAAGCGCATCAAAAGAGGAAGTTCCCGGAAGAGGTGGATATCCAGGTTACATGTATACTGACCTAGCAGTAACCTATGAAAGAGCAGGAAAAGTCAGAGGTAAAAAGGGATCCATAACCCAGATGCCAATTTTAACTATGCCAAACGATGATATTACTCACCCTATACCTGACTTGACTGGCTATATAACCGAGGGTCAGATAGTTCTTGATAGGTCTTTGTTTAACAAGGGAATATACCCACCAATCAATGTATTAGCTAGTTTGTCAAGATTAATGAGAGACGGAATCGGAGAAGGTAAGACTAGGGATGATCATAAGGATCTTTCAAATCAGTTATTTGCAGCTTACGCAAGAGCACAGGATATAAGAGGTTTAGCCGCAATAATCGGTGAGGACAGCTTATCTGATGTTGATAGGAAATACTTACTATTTGCTGAACAGTTCGAGAGGAAATTCATAAATCAGGGAATAAATGAGAATAGAGATATAGAGACTACACTGGATATAGGATGGGAAGTAATATCTATGTTACCAGAGTCAGAAATAAGCTTGATTAGAACTGAGTACATAAAGAAGTATCATCCTAACTACAGGGTAAAGAAATGA
- a CDS encoding V-type ATP synthase subunit D — protein MSSRKVLPTKINLINLRRQIRLIRTIKRLLENKREVLLLYLRQYADEYEKVYNEVSKVLSDVYSTYLQGVASEGLSTIQTYADSIPSSLNVNTSIKVLFGVKIPVVDLDESTIQQQPFGNLEISPYILKSREQMSYAFKKILTLIEIESSIRALSGELRKTQRLINAIDTSILPFYQSSSKYIKSVLDDRTREEFTRLKMVRKLLQRRR, from the coding sequence ATGAGCTCAAGGAAAGTCTTACCTACAAAGATTAACCTTATTAATTTACGAAGGCAAATAAGGCTAATTAGGACTATAAAGAGACTATTAGAAAATAAGCGAGAAGTCCTGTTACTATACCTCAGGCAATATGCTGATGAGTACGAGAAAGTGTACAATGAAGTTAGTAAGGTTCTAAGTGATGTTTATTCCACTTACTTGCAAGGTGTTGCCTCTGAAGGTTTGTCTACAATCCAGACCTATGCAGATTCTATTCCATCCTCGTTAAATGTAAATACTAGTATTAAAGTTCTATTTGGTGTAAAGATACCTGTAGTGGACTTAGATGAGTCTACAATTCAGCAACAGCCTTTTGGTAATCTAGAGATCTCTCCATATATATTAAAGTCTAGAGAGCAAATGTCCTATGCATTTAAGAAGATATTGACACTAATAGAAATAGAGTCCAGTATTAGGGCTCTCAGCGGTGAATTGAGAAAAACACAGCGTTTAATTAATGCAATAGACACGTCTATCTTACCTTTCTATCAGTCTTCCTCAAAATACATAAAGTCCGTTCTAGATGATAGAACAAGGGAGGAGTTCACAAGACTTAAAATGGTTAGAAAATTACTTCAAAGAAGGAGGTAA
- a CDS encoding ATP synthase subunit K (produces ATP from ADP in the presence of a proton gradient across the membrane; the K subunit is a nonenzymatic component which binds the dimeric form by interacting with the G and E subunits): MRKALLISLILPILIGGLVAAAQAPQDTPQGFMGINIGAGLAVGLAAIGAGVAVGTAAAAGIGVLTEKREMFGTVLIFVAIGEGIAVYGIIFAVLMLFAGI, from the coding sequence ATGAGGAAGGCATTACTAATATCTTTAATACTTCCTATTTTAATAGGAGGTCTAGTAGCAGCTGCTCAAGCTCCGCAAGATACTCCACAAGGTTTTATGGGAATTAATATTGGTGCTGGACTTGCTGTTGGATTAGCGGCAATTGGAGCAGGTGTAGCAGTAGGTACAGCTGCAGCAGCAGGTATTGGTGTCCTTACCGAGAAAAGAGAGATGTTCGGTACTGTTCTAATTTTCGTAGCAATCGGTGAAGGAATAGCTGTATACGGTATAATATTTGCAGTATTAATGTTATTCGCAGGCATATAA
- the proS gene encoding proline--tRNA ligase, with translation MKLTREKWENNFSEWFDWVIREAEIYDYGRYPVKGMGVWLPYGFKIRQAAVDLIRKLLDAKGHEEVLFPLLVPEDLLRREGEHIKGFESEVFWVTKGGEENLDIRLALRPTSETAITYMETYWVQSYKQLPKKYYQIVSVFRYETKATRPMIRLREVSTFKEAHTLHETYEDAERQVKEAIEIYKNFFEELGIPYIMSQRPEWDKFAGAIYTIAFDTIMPDSRVLQIGTVHHLGQHFTKAFDLKVQRKDGTLDYPHQTSYGISDRVIAVAVSINGDDHGTILSPVLAPIKAVIIPIPAKDEKETEKIIEYSEDVAKILVSNGINTVIDKDTEKTPGEKYYIWEIKGVPLRIEIGPRELSSNSVFIKRRDTLQGISVKKENLVSEVVKLLETLRKDLKERAWNFLRSKIRYTDNLEEAKKMLDSKAGIVEVPWCESNECGLKIEETTGARVLGKPYDSPRDVSKSTCVVCKKPAKTTLRLAKTY, from the coding sequence ATGAAGTTAACGAGAGAGAAGTGGGAAAATAATTTCTCAGAGTGGTTTGATTGGGTAATAAGAGAGGCAGAGATCTACGATTATGGAAGATACCCTGTAAAAGGAATGGGTGTATGGCTTCCATATGGTTTTAAGATAAGGCAAGCTGCTGTAGACCTTATCAGGAAATTGTTAGACGCTAAGGGGCATGAAGAAGTTTTATTTCCATTGTTAGTTCCTGAGGATCTACTAAGGAGAGAAGGTGAACATATTAAAGGTTTTGAGTCTGAAGTGTTCTGGGTTACCAAAGGTGGAGAAGAGAATTTGGATATAAGGTTGGCATTAAGACCTACAAGTGAGACAGCAATAACTTACATGGAAACCTACTGGGTTCAGAGTTATAAACAATTACCCAAGAAGTATTATCAGATTGTTAGCGTGTTTAGATATGAGACAAAGGCTACCAGACCAATGATTAGGCTCAGAGAAGTATCAACATTTAAGGAAGCTCATACACTCCATGAGACGTACGAAGACGCTGAAAGACAGGTAAAAGAGGCAATTGAAATATATAAGAACTTCTTCGAGGAATTGGGTATTCCATATATAATGTCCCAAAGACCAGAATGGGATAAGTTCGCAGGTGCTATATATACCATAGCCTTTGATACTATAATGCCAGATTCTAGAGTTCTACAAATAGGAACTGTACATCATCTAGGTCAACATTTCACCAAGGCATTTGATCTAAAAGTGCAAAGAAAAGACGGAACATTAGATTATCCACATCAAACTAGTTATGGTATTTCTGATAGGGTAATAGCAGTTGCTGTCTCAATAAATGGAGACGATCATGGTACAATACTTTCACCAGTGTTAGCACCAATTAAAGCTGTAATAATACCCATTCCAGCCAAAGATGAAAAGGAGACTGAAAAGATAATTGAGTATTCTGAAGACGTGGCAAAAATTTTGGTGAGTAATGGAATTAACACCGTTATAGATAAAGATACAGAAAAAACACCTGGAGAGAAGTATTATATTTGGGAGATTAAGGGCGTACCCTTGAGAATTGAAATAGGTCCAAGAGAGCTATCCTCAAATAGCGTATTTATAAAGAGAAGGGATACTCTTCAAGGGATAAGTGTCAAAAAAGAGAATCTAGTTAGTGAAGTGGTAAAACTATTAGAAACACTTAGAAAGGATCTGAAGGAGAGGGCTTGGAACTTTTTGAGGAGTAAGATCAGATATACCGACAACCTTGAGGAAGCTAAGAAAATGTTGGATAGCAAGGCAGGTATAGTGGAGGTTCCATGGTGCGAATCTAATGAATGCGGTTTGAAAATTGAGGAAACTACGGGTGCAAGAGTTTTAGGTAAGCCTTATGATAGTCCAAGAGATGTTTCCAAATCTACTTGCGTGGTTTGTAAAAAACCTGCTAAGACAACTCTAAGGCTAGCAAAAACTTATTAA
- a CDS encoding 30S ribosomal protein S26e: MPKKRENRGRRKGDKGHVGSIHCDQCGARIPEDKAICVTKPYSPVDPALAQELEKKGAIIMRYPVTKCYCVNCAVYLGVIKIRPEQERKQKAKLY; the protein is encoded by the coding sequence TTGCCAAAGAAGAGGGAGAATAGAGGAAGAAGAAAGGGCGACAAAGGACACGTTGGTAGCATACATTGTGACCAATGTGGTGCAAGAATTCCTGAGGATAAGGCAATCTGTGTGACTAAGCCTTATAGTCCTGTGGATCCAGCTCTAGCGCAAGAGCTGGAGAAGAAAGGGGCTATTATAATGAGATATCCAGTGACCAAGTGTTATTGTGTGAATTGTGCTGTATATTTAGGTGTAATAAAGATAAGACCAGAACAGGAGAGGAAACAGAAAGCCAAATTGTATTAA
- the pdxS gene encoding pyridoxal 5'-phosphate synthase lyase subunit PdxS: protein MRLYDLSFYEIEKFFYKLAELKDIISDTGLLSISPSIPQTLPAQGTVMAKHAFPIFQKGGVIMDVTNVTQAEIAENAGAVAVMVLDKLPYDVRKSGGVARMADPKIIEEVMNSITIPVMAKVRIGHYYEARVLEALGVDMIDESEVLTPADEEHHINKWEFKVPFVNGARNLGEALRRIYEGASMIRTKGEAGTGNVSEAVKHMKIMNYEISTLISLPEEDRLKKAREYQVPYQLVELVVKLKRLPIVNFAAGGIATPADAALMMWLGSDGIFVGSGIFKSQDPDQRAKAVVLAAANWEDPEIVLEAQKMISENKSMMGIDIKTLKPEELLQVRGV, encoded by the coding sequence ATGAGACTATATGATCTGAGTTTTTATGAAATAGAGAAGTTTTTCTATAAGTTAGCTGAGTTAAAAGATATTATTAGTGATACAGGTCTATTGTCAATTTCTCCTTCTATACCTCAAACATTACCTGCACAAGGAACAGTAATGGCTAAACACGCTTTTCCCATTTTCCAGAAAGGAGGCGTAATTATGGATGTTACTAATGTTACCCAAGCTGAGATTGCAGAGAACGCAGGGGCAGTTGCTGTAATGGTGCTTGATAAGTTACCCTATGATGTTAGGAAAAGCGGAGGAGTAGCGAGAATGGCAGATCCAAAAATAATTGAGGAGGTAATGAATTCCATAACAATTCCAGTGATGGCAAAGGTTAGAATTGGGCACTACTACGAAGCGAGAGTACTTGAAGCGTTAGGAGTTGACATGATAGACGAAAGTGAAGTCTTAACTCCTGCAGATGAAGAACATCATATTAACAAATGGGAATTCAAAGTGCCCTTCGTAAACGGGGCTAGAAACCTCGGTGAAGCTCTGAGAAGAATATACGAGGGTGCCTCAATGATAAGGACTAAAGGAGAAGCAGGGACAGGAAATGTCAGTGAGGCAGTAAAGCACATGAAAATAATGAATTACGAGATATCCACATTAATTTCGCTTCCTGAAGAAGACAGATTAAAGAAAGCCAGAGAATACCAGGTACCTTATCAATTGGTAGAATTAGTTGTGAAATTGAAAAGACTGCCTATAGTCAACTTTGCTGCCGGAGGTATTGCTACTCCAGCAGATGCTGCTTTAATGATGTGGTTAGGCTCTGACGGTATATTTGTAGGTTCTGGCATATTTAAGAGTCAAGACCCAGATCAAAGAGCTAAAGCAGTTGTTTTAGCTGCAGCTAACTGGGAAGATCCAGAAATCGTATTAGAGGCTCAGAAAATGATCAGTGAGAACAAGAGCATGATGGGTATCGATATTAAGACCTTGAAACCTGAGGAATTATTACAGGTAAGGGGTGTGTAA
- the pdxT gene encoding pyridoxal 5'-phosphate synthase glutaminase subunit PdxT, whose translation MKVGVIAYQGSFEEHAIQLKRAMSKLNLTGEVIAVKKPKDVDLIDGVVIPGGESTTIGIIAEKLGVLDEIKAKINAGLPVLGTCAGAIMLAKDVSDAKVGKKSQPLIGTMDIQVVRNYYGRQRESFETDLDFRVIGGGKARVVFIRAPIIKRTWNDATALISFENGIVMAEQKNMLATTFHPELSESTIVHEYFLSKIKK comes from the coding sequence GTGAAAGTTGGTGTTATAGCATATCAAGGAAGTTTTGAGGAACATGCAATACAACTAAAGAGAGCTATGAGCAAGCTTAATTTAACAGGAGAAGTTATAGCTGTAAAGAAACCTAAGGACGTTGATTTAATAGACGGTGTCGTTATACCTGGAGGAGAAAGTACCACTATAGGAATAATTGCTGAAAAGTTAGGTGTCTTAGACGAGATAAAAGCAAAAATCAATGCTGGATTACCTGTCTTGGGTACATGTGCAGGTGCGATAATGTTAGCTAAAGATGTGTCTGATGCAAAAGTGGGTAAGAAATCTCAGCCATTGATAGGGACTATGGACATTCAGGTAGTAAGAAACTATTATGGGAGACAGAGGGAGAGTTTTGAAACAGATCTAGATTTTCGCGTTATAGGTGGCGGTAAAGCAAGAGTTGTGTTTATAAGGGCTCCGATTATAAAGAGAACGTGGAACGACGCAACTGCTCTAATTTCGTTTGAGAACGGAATTGTAATGGCAGAGCAGAAGAATATGTTAGCTACAACGTTTCATCCTGAATTATCAGAGAGCACAATTGTACATGAGTATTTCTTGAGCAAAATAAAGAAATAA
- a CDS encoding PINc/VapC family ATPase — MPARDLLPDKSALLHGLSKYIENRTIYGNILIHKRLLEDLEREAKEGLVTAEIALDEVKRLKEISENLLVSFEIVNSENLHGSLNGVLRDYCLSRKCTIVTTDEIQKKLSESLNIDVVLLQPSQTELEIEKMFDETTMSVHLKEGVTPKAKKGKPGSWQFVELLSNPLTSTDIKRVVNEILSSVNYVKDSFIEIERKGSTIVQLGNYRVVIIRPPLSDGWEVTITRPVVKKKLEEYNMDEKLLKRLRDKAEGILIAGSPGMGKTTFAQALAEFYTRMNKVVKTIESPRDMHLPPEVTQYSKNYAEVGELHDILLLSRPDYTVYDEMRNDEDFKLYIDLRLAGIGMIGVVHATSPIDAIHRFINRIDIGTIPNILDTVVFINSGNVAKVYGLDITVKVPTGLKEADLARPVVEVKDLISDKAEYEIYVFGEQTMIVPVKNLQTNSTQRRLESMINNIIPSASISFENGEYIITIPRDEIGMFNKKVVSKLKKYEKKYKIKIRVRFPDEDTT, encoded by the coding sequence TTGCCTGCAAGAGATTTACTTCCAGATAAGTCTGCTCTTCTTCATGGTCTTTCGAAGTACATTGAGAACAGAACGATTTATGGTAATATCCTAATTCACAAGAGACTCTTAGAGGATTTAGAGAGAGAGGCAAAAGAAGGTTTAGTTACGGCTGAGATAGCATTGGATGAGGTGAAGAGATTAAAGGAAATAAGCGAGAATTTACTTGTTAGTTTTGAAATAGTTAACAGTGAAAATTTGCACGGTTCATTAAACGGAGTTTTAAGAGACTACTGTTTATCCCGTAAATGTACGATAGTAACTACAGACGAAATACAGAAGAAACTATCAGAAAGTTTGAATATTGATGTCGTCCTCCTTCAACCAAGTCAGACAGAGTTAGAAATCGAGAAAATGTTTGATGAAACCACTATGAGTGTGCATTTGAAAGAGGGCGTAACACCAAAAGCAAAGAAAGGTAAGCCAGGTTCATGGCAGTTTGTTGAACTATTAAGCAACCCTCTCACTAGCACTGATATTAAGAGGGTAGTTAACGAGATCCTTTCCTCAGTAAATTACGTTAAAGACTCTTTTATAGAAATTGAAAGGAAAGGTTCAACAATTGTTCAACTTGGTAACTATAGGGTAGTTATAATTAGACCACCTTTGAGTGATGGTTGGGAAGTCACCATAACCAGACCTGTAGTGAAAAAGAAGCTTGAAGAGTATAATATGGATGAAAAATTACTCAAAAGGTTAAGGGATAAGGCAGAAGGCATACTAATTGCTGGTTCTCCGGGAATGGGTAAAACTACTTTTGCTCAAGCTTTAGCTGAATTCTACACGAGAATGAATAAGGTTGTAAAAACAATTGAATCACCTAGAGATATGCATCTACCACCAGAGGTTACGCAGTATTCCAAAAATTACGCTGAAGTTGGAGAACTTCATGATATTCTTCTGTTAAGTAGACCAGATTATACTGTATATGACGAAATGAGAAATGATGAGGATTTCAAGCTCTACATAGATCTTAGGTTAGCAGGAATTGGAATGATTGGTGTTGTTCATGCAACATCACCAATAGATGCAATACATAGGTTTATAAATAGAATCGATATTGGTACAATCCCTAACATTCTAGACACTGTGGTTTTCATTAATTCAGGAAACGTTGCAAAGGTTTACGGTCTTGATATAACGGTCAAAGTTCCGACAGGGTTAAAGGAAGCCGACCTGGCTAGACCTGTTGTGGAGGTTAAGGATTTAATAAGTGATAAAGCTGAATACGAGATATACGTTTTTGGAGAACAAACGATGATAGTTCCTGTTAAAAACCTACAGACAAATTCTACCCAGAGAAGATTAGAGAGTATGATCAACAATATTATACCCTCTGCTTCCATATCATTCGAAAATGGAGAGTATATAATAACAATACCTAGAGACGAAATAGGAATGTTTAATAAAAAAGTTGTCTCTAAATTGAAAAAATATGAGAAAAAGTACAAGATAAAGATAAGAGTAAGGTTTCCTGATGAGGATACTACATAA
- the hjc gene encoding Holliday junction resolvase Hjc, giving the protein MSNKTKGSTLERYLVSRLRDKGFAVIRAPASGSNRKDHVPDVIAMKSGVIILIEMKSRKNGNKIYIQKEQAEGIKEFAKKSGGELFLGAKIAKDLKFLRFDELRRTEAGNYVADLETIKSGMDFDELVRYVEGKISKTLDSFM; this is encoded by the coding sequence GTGAGTAATAAAACTAAAGGCAGTACACTTGAGAGATATCTTGTTTCAAGGCTTAGAGATAAAGGATTTGCAGTTATAAGGGCGCCAGCAAGCGGGTCTAACAGAAAGGATCATGTTCCTGATGTAATTGCGATGAAGTCTGGCGTCATAATACTTATAGAAATGAAAAGCAGGAAAAACGGAAACAAAATATACATTCAAAAAGAACAGGCTGAGGGAATAAAAGAATTTGCGAAAAAAAGTGGAGGTGAACTTTTTCTAGGAGCTAAGATCGCAAAAGATCTCAAATTTCTAAGATTTGACGAACTGCGGAGGACAGAAGCAGGAAATTATGTTGCGGATTTAGAGACAATTAAGTCAGGAATGGATTTCGATGAACTGGTAAGGTATGTTGAGGGAAAAATAAGTAAAACATTAGATTCCTTTATGTAG
- the ilvC gene encoding ketol-acid reductoisomerase, with the protein MAKIYTDKDVSLDVIKEKRVAVLGYGSQGRAWALNLRDSGIKVSVGLEREGNSWKQAENDGFKPLRTEEAVRNSDIIIFLLPDMIQRTVYLERVKPYLKEGMDLVFAHGFNIHYRLIEPPSNVDVYMIAPKAPGPIVREYFAKGGGVPALVATYQDHSGKALQKALAVAKAIGATRAGVIETTFKEETETDLFGEQVDLVGGVMQLMRYAFQTLVEAGYQPEVAYFETINEMKLIVDLVYEKGFSGMLTAVSDTAKYGGMTVGKMVIDESVKERMKKALDNIRSGKFAEKWVEEYGKGANTIKEGMKEVDNSTEEKVGRSLRDIILRGKPKS; encoded by the coding sequence GTGGCAAAAATCTATACTGATAAAGATGTGTCATTAGATGTTATAAAAGAAAAGAGAGTTGCAGTTTTAGGTTATGGTAGTCAAGGGAGAGCATGGGCTCTTAATCTAAGGGATTCAGGCATAAAAGTTAGTGTAGGCTTAGAAAGAGAAGGTAATTCATGGAAACAGGCAGAAAACGACGGCTTTAAACCACTTCGTACTGAAGAAGCAGTGAGGAATTCAGATATAATAATATTTCTACTTCCAGATATGATTCAAAGGACAGTTTATCTGGAGAGAGTTAAGCCATACCTTAAAGAAGGAATGGATTTAGTATTTGCCCATGGTTTCAACATACATTATAGGTTAATAGAACCACCATCCAACGTTGATGTATACATGATAGCACCTAAAGCTCCAGGACCGATAGTGAGAGAATACTTTGCGAAGGGAGGAGGAGTACCAGCATTGGTAGCAACATATCAAGACCACTCAGGCAAAGCTTTACAAAAGGCACTAGCAGTGGCAAAAGCTATTGGAGCTACAAGAGCTGGGGTAATCGAGACCACATTCAAAGAGGAAACTGAAACCGACCTATTTGGGGAACAAGTAGATCTAGTAGGTGGAGTTATGCAACTAATGAGATATGCTTTCCAAACCCTGGTAGAGGCAGGCTATCAACCAGAGGTAGCTTACTTCGAAACAATAAATGAGATGAAATTAATTGTAGATTTAGTGTACGAGAAAGGTTTCTCAGGGATGTTAACTGCAGTGTCAGATACCGCAAAGTACGGAGGAATGACAGTTGGAAAAATGGTAATAGATGAGAGTGTTAAAGAGCGAATGAAAAAAGCGTTAGATAACATCAGAAGCGGAAAATTCGCAGAGAAGTGGGTTGAAGAATATGGTAAGGGTGCAAATACTATCAAAGAAGGTATGAAAGAAGTTGATAATAGCACTGAGGAGAAGGTAGGTAGATCTCTTAGAGATATAATTCTGAGAGGAAAACCTAAATCCTAA